Proteins encoded in a region of the Streptomyces sp. NBC_00513 genome:
- a CDS encoding DUF732 domain-containing protein, translating into MRTHHTVTLFAAGLLALTGCSEATSEPQADAKVASSPSASQSSVSPEALSSAAAAAGIPPSPAPEQRAIYLAALNKIDPEIVNGKDDKAISRGLSQCQSMKDEKDPTKRVESTNRRFISPNHPDGFGPTKAAFILAAVQTNLCPTY; encoded by the coding sequence ATGCGCACACACCACACCGTCACCCTCTTCGCTGCCGGTCTCCTTGCCCTCACCGGCTGCTCCGAGGCCACCAGCGAGCCCCAGGCCGACGCCAAGGTCGCCTCCTCGCCGTCCGCATCGCAGTCGAGCGTCTCCCCCGAGGCGCTCAGCTCCGCCGCCGCGGCCGCCGGCATCCCGCCCAGCCCCGCCCCCGAGCAGCGGGCCATCTACCTCGCCGCGCTCAACAAGATCGACCCCGAGATCGTCAACGGCAAGGACGACAAGGCCATCAGCCGCGGGCTGAGCCAGTGCCAGTCCATGAAGGACGAGAAGGACCCGACCAAGCGTGTCGAGTCCACGAACCGGCGCTTCATCAGCCCCAACCATCCGGACGGCTTCGGCCCCACCAAGGCCGCCTTCATCCTCGCCGCCGTACAGACCAACCTCTGCCCCACGTACTGA